The sequence TCGAAAATTGGCTCAGACAACCATTTTTTCTTCTCGAAACTTATTTTGCTGAAAGCGGTGCTTCTCCTGGAATCATCGGCTTCTCCATCTTTTCATCCTCCATAAACTGCTCTTCTAGCTGCGCATACGGAATGATAATTTCGCCATTTTCCTCCTCAAGTCTCTCTTTCACGCGTTCAATCATTTTGGCCGGGGAGGTTAGAGCAATTATAGCATCGCCTGCGACAGCCTGACGCTCAATTTCTGGGGTAAAAAATTCAATCATACCGCCTGCTCGAAGGATATAAAGAAGAATCGATTTATCGTCTCGCTCACGTAAATATTGTGTGTAGCTATACTGTTTCGTCAGCACCGTTTTTCGGATGACATGCCCTGCACTCATCCGTTCCTCAAGATCATAGATGGATATGGCCGGCGAAAATAAGAGTTGACCTCCTGTAATTGTAAACGACTCAACATCATTACCGACTTGAAATGCAGTCTGGAATAAATAATCACTCCCAATATCGGGTGCGAAGTCCGCACAAATATGCGCATTATATATATCAGTTTTCGTCATTGCGAGGATGTAGCGATACGGCGTCAAATCGATATGGTATTCGACCTGCTCGGAAAGTATATCTCCAACGAAACTGTCCAGCCCTAGTTTCCTGGCATAGGACAAGCCTGCCCATGATTGGTCAATCAGTAGCACTTCATTCCCCGTATCTTTTACCGATTGCGCCAGTTCAGCCCCAAATCGGGTACCACCTGCAATCAGCACACCGGACTCGTCCGTTGTCGTAAGATTTAATTTCTTAGCTAAGAAACCAATCGAAAAGCCATGTAGGACAACCGTTGAGAATACTAGCGCGAATGTTAAGGCTGTTAATAATTCTGCATCCTGGTAGCCATTTTCAAGTAGAATCGTTGCAAAATAGCCGGACACCGTCAGTGCCACAATCCCCCTTGGAGCAATCCATCCGATAAGATGCTTTTCACGATTGTTCAACTCTGTACCAATCGTTGAAATCCAAATTGACAACGGCCTGACGATGAACAGCATCGCTAAGACATACAAAATGATACGCAGATTAAAAATTTCAATCAAAACATGTGGATCAAGCGATGCGGTCAGCATGACAAAAATCCCTGAAATCAGTAGAACAGATATATTCTCCTTGAAATGCCGGATATCATTCAACGTTGTCAATCGCATATTAGCCATCGCCATCCCCATTGCTGTAACGGCAAGTAGCCCTGTTTCATGCATAATTTCATCCGCAAAAACGAATGTAAAAATAACGAGCGCAAAGAGCACTGGTGCCTTTAAAAATTCAGGAATGCTGCCTCGTTCAAATGCATTGCCTATGAGACGCGCAACGCCCCACCCTAAAACAACAGCAAAAGCAGATGCGGCAAAGAATAATAGCAATGCTGTTAACGTCGCCTCTTTGTTCAAAAACTTAATGAACTCGAAAGCAAATACCGCTAGCAGCGCTCCGAACGGATCGACAACAATCCCTTCCCACTTCAAAATAGCTGCCGGACGCGGCTTCAGTTTCGCCTGCCTAAGCAATGGCAAAATAACCGTTGGCCCCGTCACAATGAACAAGCCACCGATGATAAAGGCAACCGCCCACGATAGTCCCGCTAAATAATGCGCCGCAAGCGACCCCGCAATCCATGCAATGAACGCACCGACTGTAACAATGCGCCCAACCGGCTTACTAAATCCTTTAATTTCTTTAAAATCAAGATTCAAACTACCCTCGAATAAAATAATTGCGACGGCAAACGTAATAATCGGACTAAAAAGCTCCCCCATACTCTCTTTTGGATTAATCAAACCAAAAATCGGCCCTACCAATAACCCCGCAACTGACATTACAACAATTGCCGGCATCCGAAACCGCCATGCCACCCACTGCGATAATATCCCAATAAGCACAACTAGCATTAGATCAAATAGTAGTGTATCGAACATTGACATCACCCCATCTCCTAAATATCGATTACGCCAAGGCGTAATTGCGTCCAAATTTTGAAGTGCGCTCGAGTCCTACAGGAAGGAATTGTAGCTCCTTCCCTCTTTGTTGCGACAGGAAGTCGCGAACTTAGACTGCCCTCATTAACTCTTTTCAAAATTTAAATGACACTAGTTTACCATAACAATAGTTGCAATCCACTTGATATGGCTAGATTGCAGGAAATTCATTTGTTAATACGCATACCTACTAGCCTCCTCACATACCGTAGAGGGATGGGTTTATCAATGTTGCATGAAAGGGTGATTCCAATAGACGGACAAGAAAAGAAAAGAGTCGCTATCCACCTTTCCCAATCAGATGGAAAAGGGACATATCCCGCACGTAGAGCAGCTATGATTGCACATAACTTAGCTGAAGAAACAGATATCATATTTTTATGTGGAGCAGATTCACCTCCAGCACCCGATGGCTTTAGAACAGTGGCAACTGTGAACAACACGGCCTTTTTACAAGCTCTTACGGCGATGAAACCTGATCTTTTAATTCGTGATAGTGGCTCCACTTTACGCGAAGAGGTTAAACAGATTCGTGAGCTCGTCCCTTCCATCATTCATTTCGATGATTTTGGTGACGGTGGCCATTCCGCTGATCTTGTTTTTCAAACATTGTATGCTGAATCGAATGATAAAGTGCCAGACCATTATGTTGTTGGAATCGAAAGCTTCA comes from Sporosarcina sp. FSL K6-3457 and encodes:
- a CDS encoding cation:proton antiporter: MFDTLLFDLMLVVLIGILSQWVAWRFRMPAIVVMSVAGLLVGPIFGLINPKESMGELFSPIITFAVAIILFEGSLNLDFKEIKGFSKPVGRIVTVGAFIAWIAGSLAAHYLAGLSWAVAFIIGGLFIVTGPTVILPLLRQAKLKPRPAAILKWEGIVVDPFGALLAVFAFEFIKFLNKEATLTALLLFFAASAFAVVLGWGVARLIGNAFERGSIPEFLKAPVLFALVIFTFVFADEIMHETGLLAVTAMGMAMANMRLTTLNDIRHFKENISVLLISGIFVMLTASLDPHVLIEIFNLRIILYVLAMLFIVRPLSIWISTIGTELNNREKHLIGWIAPRGIVALTVSGYFATILLENGYQDAELLTALTFALVFSTVVLHGFSIGFLAKKLNLTTTDESGVLIAGGTRFGAELAQSVKDTGNEVLLIDQSWAGLSYARKLGLDSFVGDILSEQVEYHIDLTPYRYILAMTKTDIYNAHICADFAPDIGSDYLFQTAFQVGNDVESFTITGGQLLFSPAISIYDLEERMSAGHVIRKTVLTKQYSYTQYLRERDDKSILLYILRAGGMIEFFTPEIERQAVAGDAIIALTSPAKMIERVKERLEEENGEIIIPYAQLEEQFMEDEKMEKPMIPGEAPLSAK